DNA from Ignavibacteria bacterium:
GGGTAAGGAAGTTACCCGGCTGGTTGAAGGACTTCTTCATCACGGAACGTACGAAGTTACATGGCTTGGCCTGGGATATCCGAGCGGAACGTATTTTTATAAGCTTGTATCCGGTGATTTTTCCGACACAAAAAAAATGGTTTTGATAAGGTAGCGTATCATTAAAGGATATGAAGACAAAGGATGAACTAAATAAAATTACCTCTTTTGAATCTTCATCGCCGTTTTCGGTCCTTGGACCTAAGCTTGATACGAAAAACAAAACACTAACCATTACATCCTACCTTCCCTTTGCTCTTGATGCATGGATTAAGCTCAAAAAGAAGCACAGAGAAAAATTTGAATTGCACGGCAAGATTCAGATGAAGCGTATCAACCCGCAGAATATTTATCAGGCGGAGTTTGAGAACGTAAAGGAAATTTTCCCTTACTCAATTTTATTTGAAGACCAAAACGGAACCTCATATGAAATTCAAGACCCCTATGCATATCCGCTTCAAATCACTGATTATGATTTATATTTAATCGGTGAAGGAAATCATTTTAAGATTTATGAAAAGCTCGGCGCAAAAATACGAAAGATTAACAAAGCTACTGGTGTTCATTTTGCTGTGTGGGCTCCTCATGCGAAGGCGGTGAGCGTAATCGGAGATTTTAATAACTGGAAAGAAGGTGTTCATCCGATGGAAAATCTCAACGGTCAGGGAGTATGGAGCTTGTTTGTACCGGGCATTAATGAAGGGGAAAAATATAAATACGCAATCAAGTCGCAGAGAAATGAAATAAAAATTAAATCCGACCCGTTTGCGTTTCAGGCGGAGGTTCGTCCGCAAACTGCATCGGTTGTCTGTTCACTTAAAGATTATAAATGGAAAGATAGTGATTGGATGAAAGAACGTGCAAGAAATAATTTTAAACGCAAGCCGATGTCGATTTACGAAGTTCATCTTGGCTCGTGGAAAAGAAACTTGAATGAAGAATCCGAGTATCCCCAAAACGAATGGGGCTTTATGAATTACCGTGAGCTTGCTCACAAGATTGTTGAATATGCAAAGGAAATGGGTTTCACACATCTCGAGCTTTTGCCGGTGATGGAGCATCCGCTTGATACATCGTGGGGATATCAGGTTGTAAATTATTTTGCGCCTACAAGCAGATTTGGCACGCCGGAGGACTTTATGTATTTTGTTGACTACTGTCACTGTAACAATATCGGAGTAATACTCGACTGGGTTCCCGCGCATTTCCCGACTGATGAGCACGGCTTGAATGATTTTGACGGCGAGCAGATTTATGCTTACCAAAACCCGAAGAAAGCTTTTCATAAAGATTGGGGAACACTTATTTTCGACTATGGAAAAAATGAAGTAGTGAATTTTCTCGTATCAAATGCACTGTTTTGGTTTAGCAAATATCACATAGACGGACTTCGTGTCGATGCTGTTGCATCAATGCTGTATCTTGATTACTCACGAAATGACGGCGAGTGGGAGCCGAACATCCATGGCGGCAATGAAAATCTTGAAGCGGTTGAATTCATAAAAAAGTTAAACAAGTCGGTTCATAAATATAACAAAGGCATTGTGATGATTGCCGAGGAATCAACAAACTGGCAGGGAGTTACAAAACCCGTTCATCTCGGAGGACTCGGCTTTGATATGAAATGGAACATGGGCTGGATGCATGACGTGCTGAAATATTTTTCGACTGACCCGATTTATAGAAAGTATAATCATAACCAGATTACTTTTTCGCTTTGGTATTCATTTAATGAAAATTATTTGCTGCCGATTTCTCATGATGAAGTTGTTCATGGCAAACGTTCATTAATTGACAAAATGCCGGGAGACCAATGGCAGAAATTTGCGAACTTGCGTTTGTTTTTTGGGTTTATGTACGGGCATCCCGGAAAAAAATTGAATTTTATGGGAAGCGATTTTGCTCAGTTCAGGGAATGGAACTGTGAGTGGCAGCTTGATTGGAATTTGTTTGAGAATGATTATAACAAAAAACTAAATTTATATTTTAAAGATTTACAGAAATTATATCTTGCTCATAAGGAGTTCTGGGAAGTGGATTTTGAAAGCAGGGGATTCAACTGGATTGATTTTTCAGACGCAGAGCAAAGCGTTTTGAGCTTTATCCGATACTCAAATGACAAAAAAGATTTTCTTGTATTCACTTGCAATATGACGCCGGTACTTCGCGAAAATTATCTGATTGGTGTTCCGGAAGCCGGATTTTATAAGGAAATTTTTAACAGTGATGCAGTAATTTATGGGGGAAGCGGAAAAGGAAATCTTGGCGGTGTTGAATCATTCGAAGAAAAGAGATTTCATCATGATAACTCTTTAAGTCTCACCCTTCCTCCGCTTGCAATAAATATTTTTAAGATTGAGCAAAGGTCTTCTAAAGTTGAAAGAAATTTAGAAGACCAAAATTTATCAGATGATATTATGAATGATGCTGAGAGTATAGTTCATAACGTAAATTTAACTGAGCAGGCACAATCCCCTGAAAGAATTATCGATAATTAAAATTAATTATTTTCAAAAGCCTGGTTATCGAGTATATACCATCTGTCTCCGAACTTTTGAAATCTTAAAGGATAAGGAAAAGTTATATTATCAAAAGTCGCAATCTTTTGAACGGTATTTATTGTAGGCTGCATGTTTTTTGCGGTTTTTAATGCTCGTAATAATTGTTCTCTTTTATCCATGTTAAATTCGGTCAGCATTGCCGAAGCACCATCTTTTCTCGAAACCAATCTTGGGTCAACATACATATTAATAAAATCAGTATATAAACCTTTTTCCATCATGTTTATCATTGGTTGAAATTGATTTTGCAGTTCCTGCCAATCGGCGGCATATTCCGGTGAGGTTGAACAACCAGATGAATAAAAAATTAATCCGGTTAAAATTATAAAAGCGAGTAATAATTTTTTCATAAGTTAATTTAAATTATTGTTCATATATCGTAATTTATAATAACATAACATATTACAAAATTCAAAATTTTATCAATTTTAAGTTATAATAAATCTAAAAATATATATATAATTAAACCACTAAATAGAAGCATTGTAAATCCCCATAAAAGCAATTGTCTGAAAACTTTGCTTCTATCGTGTTCCTCGAGGGAAGCAATGCATAAAGCACCTAATGTGGAAAGCGGGCTTACGTCCACCAAATGAGAGCCTACATTAATTGCAACAATCATTTCTTTGGCGCTTCCGGTTCCGAATTTTTCCAGAAGACCGGGAACCAGATTTATGAAAGTCGGCATAACAACTCCCGATGAGCTGCTGTATAAAGAAACAAATCCCGCTAAGACAGCAAGAACGGTATTTATATAACTAACAGATGTCTTACCGGCAATAAAATCAGTTGCAAGCATTAGCCCTCCGGTTTTTGCAATTAATCCTATTAGAACTGTAATTCCCGATATGAGCAGAATCGGAGACCATGGAATTTCATTAATTGCCTGCTCAAGGTGGCTGAGTTTTAAGACAGACATAATTACTACTATAGTAAAAGCCCCCAATCCTATCGGAACATCAAATAATATGACGAATAATATCAGCATAGCAATAAAAAAAATTGTTATGAATTGTCTTTTGGTGGGCTTCGAAGGTGAAGATGATTTAAATGCTTGTCATGGTCAATGTGGTCTTGCTTTTTATAGCCCTTGAAAAGAAAGTAAGCAGCAATTGCAGCTAAGCTTTGAAGTATGAGGGTTAATAAAAAAATTTCGAACCATAAACTACTATCTTCAATACCTATACCTTTCATTAATGACTGATTTATAATTCCCGTCGGGGATATAGGTGAGAATGTACCTGCATTCGCTCCTGTGCAAATCATTATTGAACTTAACAAAGGATTTATCTTAAATTTATATGCAATAGGCATTCCTATCGGAGCAATTATTGCAACTGCAGCAATGTTGCCTGCTCCGATTGCAGATAAGATAGATGCTAATGCAAACAACAATATTGGTATCAGATAGCTTTTACCCTTTGTAAGCCAGATTGCAAATCTTGTAATCTTCTCAAGCGTTCCGTTGTCTTTAGCCATATAAAACATGAGAGTAATGCCGACTAATATGAGAAACAGCTCTGAAGGAAAAAAAGAAGATATCTCGTATATACTGAACCCCGCAGCATAAAATCCTATTCCAAACGCCAGTGCAATAGAAATAATGCCCGTATTGATATCACTTCTTATGCTTCCTAAAATAATTGCAATAATAAATCCAGCTAATGATAATATCTCTATGCTCATTAATATAAAATTAAACGTAAAAACTTTTAATATCAGCTTAAAATAACAAATTATTTGCATTTAGACTAATGCTATATATTTATAATTTAGAATATGGACACAAATGAAAATGAAAGCATAAAGAAAATTATTCTTCCTGTCTCGGGTTTGTCGTGTGCATCATGTGCGATAAGCGTTGAGTCAATATTGAAGGCGCAGGAAGGGGTGAAGGATGTAAATGTTAACTTTGCAGATAAGTCAACATTGATAAGATATAATCCCGATAAGATTACTATTGCTCAAATGCAGAAAGCAGTTGACAGCATCGGGTATAAATTAATTGATGATACGAAAAAGGATAAACATGAAGGGATGAAGAATGATATGCAAGGAATGAATGGTATGGACCATTCGCAGCATATGATGATGACGGATGAAGCAGTCCTTAAAAGAAAAGTAATTGTTGCAATAATTTTTTCTTTACCGCTTGTGGTTATTGCGATGTTCATCCATCACATGCACAACGCAAATTACATAATGTTTGCATTAAGCTTACCGGTGATTTTTTATTCGGGTATCGAGTTTTACATAACAGCATTTAAGCAGCTCAGGCATCTGTCGTCGAATATGGATACGCTTGTATCG
Protein-coding regions in this window:
- the glgB gene encoding 1,4-alpha-glucan branching protein GlgB, with amino-acid sequence MKTKDELNKITSFESSSPFSVLGPKLDTKNKTLTITSYLPFALDAWIKLKKKHREKFELHGKIQMKRINPQNIYQAEFENVKEIFPYSILFEDQNGTSYEIQDPYAYPLQITDYDLYLIGEGNHFKIYEKLGAKIRKINKATGVHFAVWAPHAKAVSVIGDFNNWKEGVHPMENLNGQGVWSLFVPGINEGEKYKYAIKSQRNEIKIKSDPFAFQAEVRPQTASVVCSLKDYKWKDSDWMKERARNNFKRKPMSIYEVHLGSWKRNLNEESEYPQNEWGFMNYRELAHKIVEYAKEMGFTHLELLPVMEHPLDTSWGYQVVNYFAPTSRFGTPEDFMYFVDYCHCNNIGVILDWVPAHFPTDEHGLNDFDGEQIYAYQNPKKAFHKDWGTLIFDYGKNEVVNFLVSNALFWFSKYHIDGLRVDAVASMLYLDYSRNDGEWEPNIHGGNENLEAVEFIKKLNKSVHKYNKGIVMIAEESTNWQGVTKPVHLGGLGFDMKWNMGWMHDVLKYFSTDPIYRKYNHNQITFSLWYSFNENYLLPISHDEVVHGKRSLIDKMPGDQWQKFANLRLFFGFMYGHPGKKLNFMGSDFAQFREWNCEWQLDWNLFENDYNKKLNLYFKDLQKLYLAHKEFWEVDFESRGFNWIDFSDAEQSVLSFIRYSNDKKDFLVFTCNMTPVLRENYLIGVPEAGFYKEIFNSDAVIYGGSGKGNLGGVESFEEKRFHHDNSLSLTLPPLAINIFKIEQRSSKVERNLEDQNLSDDIMNDAESIVHNVNLTEQAQSPERIIDN
- a CDS encoding SLC13 family permease, giving the protein MSIEILSLAGFIIAIILGSIRSDINTGIISIALAFGIGFYAAGFSIYEISSFFPSELFLILVGITLMFYMAKDNGTLEKITRFAIWLTKGKSYLIPILLFALASILSAIGAGNIAAVAIIAPIGMPIAYKFKINPLLSSIMICTGANAGTFSPISPTGIINQSLMKGIGIEDSSLWFEIFLLTLILQSLAAIAAYFLFKGYKKQDHIDHDKHLNHLHLRSPPKDNS